The Pyrococcus kukulkanii genome contains a region encoding:
- a CDS encoding RNA-binding domain-containing protein, with amino-acid sequence MMEMFEEVQVEAYVFPTEDIEKVKKAMLNLVPGLKFEAFDRGDYMLLVGKTTDKRALQRLYELFRGQQILDTARMMLEEGYFGEEIIIKVHKQVAYVGKVNFNEESPLGPITIIIRTKEPKRLMKWLAPRTKNGIPIE; translated from the coding sequence ATGATGGAAATGTTCGAGGAAGTTCAAGTTGAAGCGTACGTTTTTCCCACCGAGGATATAGAGAAGGTCAAGAAGGCAATGCTCAACCTAGTCCCTGGGCTAAAGTTTGAGGCATTCGACAGGGGAGATTACATGCTCCTCGTCGGCAAGACTACAGACAAGAGAGCCTTACAAAGGCTATACGAGCTCTTCAGGGGCCAACAAATTTTAGATACAGCGAGGATGATGCTCGAAGAGGGCTACTTCGGAGAGGAGATAATAATCAAAGTTCACAAGCAGGTTGCTTACGTGGGCAAGGTCAACTTCAACGAAGAATCACCCCTGGGTCCAATAACGATAATAATCAGGACTAAGGAACCAAAGAGGCTCATGAAGTGGCTCGCTCCTAGGACTAAGAACGGAATACCGATAGAGTAA
- a CDS encoding OPT family oligopeptide transporter translates to MEEFKPYVPPEKSLPEYTVKALILGIVLAIIMGAANAYLGMYAGMTVSASIPAAVISMAILMAFRDKNILENNMVQTAASAGEALAAGVIFTFPALVVLNYYTTFPYYIVTIIAALGGSLGALFTIVLRRAFIVEEKLPYPEGTACAEVLIAGDKGGSHARPILYGGLLGALYKFLGSIGVWKGTLEAAKMAGRRVLYFGSDLSAALISVGYIVGLNIAFLVFLGGAIAWFIAIPIYAAKMGNPQGLSALDLAWTIWSTKIRYMGVGAMVVGGLWSLVKLRGPIIRGIKRGLEAAKRRQAGEAVLRTEEDLPLNYVIALIIAFVIPMFLLYAHVLHSVGMAAVMAIIMLILGFFGSAIAGYLAGIVGSSNNPVSGITIMSLLFTALILKALGLSGMEGMAATILVAAVICTAAAIAGDTMQDLATGYLVGATPKRQQVFEIIGTFFAALVMAPVLNLLIQAYGIAGTPTAKGENALPAPQAFLMAKVTEGVFKGTLEWKMIYIGAAIAIILIIIDEILARMNSKFRTPVMPVAVGIYLPLSLGVPILLGGIARYLAEKASGREEGMASPGVLGAAGLIAGEALTGILFAGLIVAGIAPSVKTTAVGNVIGVLFLLALLGWLYKLGKE, encoded by the coding sequence ATGGAAGAGTTCAAACCATATGTTCCCCCGGAAAAGTCCCTACCAGAGTACACCGTTAAGGCCCTAATCCTCGGTATCGTTCTGGCGATAATAATGGGTGCGGCAAATGCGTACCTTGGGATGTACGCTGGGATGACGGTAAGTGCAAGCATTCCCGCAGCCGTTATCTCGATGGCAATTCTCATGGCTTTTAGAGATAAAAACATCTTAGAGAACAACATGGTTCAGACTGCAGCCTCAGCCGGCGAAGCCCTTGCGGCGGGAGTAATATTCACATTCCCAGCCCTAGTGGTTCTCAACTACTACACTACGTTCCCGTACTACATAGTTACAATAATTGCAGCCCTGGGTGGCTCCCTAGGTGCACTCTTCACAATCGTCTTGAGGAGGGCCTTCATAGTTGAAGAGAAGCTTCCATACCCAGAAGGTACGGCCTGTGCCGAAGTTTTAATTGCCGGAGACAAAGGCGGAAGCCATGCAAGGCCAATTCTCTATGGTGGCCTCTTAGGTGCGCTATACAAGTTCCTGGGTAGCATTGGAGTTTGGAAAGGGACGCTTGAAGCCGCTAAAATGGCTGGGAGGAGAGTCCTGTACTTCGGAAGCGACCTTTCAGCCGCTTTAATAAGCGTCGGCTACATTGTTGGCCTTAATATAGCATTCTTAGTATTCCTTGGTGGAGCAATAGCTTGGTTCATAGCGATCCCAATTTATGCCGCAAAGATGGGCAATCCCCAAGGTTTGAGCGCCCTCGACCTTGCCTGGACGATATGGAGCACGAAGATAAGGTACATGGGAGTAGGAGCGATGGTAGTTGGTGGTCTTTGGAGCCTAGTAAAGCTTAGAGGCCCAATAATAAGGGGAATAAAGAGGGGACTTGAGGCAGCAAAGAGGAGGCAGGCAGGTGAAGCAGTACTGAGAACTGAAGAAGATCTACCTCTCAATTACGTTATAGCCCTCATAATAGCGTTTGTGATCCCGATGTTCCTGCTCTACGCCCACGTCCTCCACTCGGTAGGAATGGCAGCCGTTATGGCGATAATAATGCTCATCCTTGGATTCTTTGGAAGTGCAATTGCCGGCTACTTGGCAGGTATCGTTGGTTCATCAAACAACCCAGTCTCAGGAATAACCATTATGAGCCTACTATTTACAGCCCTAATTCTCAAAGCTTTGGGTCTCTCAGGAATGGAGGGAATGGCAGCAACTATCTTGGTGGCCGCGGTCATCTGTACCGCTGCAGCAATAGCTGGAGATACGATGCAGGATCTCGCTACAGGTTATCTCGTTGGTGCAACGCCAAAGAGGCAGCAAGTGTTCGAGATAATAGGAACGTTCTTTGCAGCACTAGTAATGGCCCCCGTGCTAAACCTACTGATTCAGGCTTATGGAATAGCTGGAACCCCAACGGCTAAGGGAGAGAACGCACTGCCCGCTCCACAAGCATTCCTAATGGCCAAAGTTACGGAGGGAGTCTTCAAGGGTACCTTAGAGTGGAAGATGATCTACATTGGAGCGGCAATTGCAATAATCCTAATAATAATAGATGAGATACTTGCCAGGATGAACTCGAAGTTCAGGACACCCGTGATGCCAGTAGCTGTTGGAATTTATCTCCCACTAAGTCTTGGCGTGCCAATACTCCTTGGAGGAATTGCAAGGTATCTAGCTGAGAAGGCTAGCGGAAGGGAGGAGGGAATGGCGAGCCCAGGAGTGCTTGGGGCTGCAGGTTTAATAGCTGGAGAGGCCCTCACGGGAATACTCTTTGCAGGCCTAATAGTTGCCGGAATTGCTCCCTCAGTGAAAACCACAGCTGTAGGAAACGTAATTGGAGTACTCTTCCTCCTAGCCCTGCTTGGATGGCTCTACAAGCTGGGTAAGGAGTGA
- a CDS encoding PqqD family protein — protein sequence MEELLDAIPRRNEKVQLKKINGKYYLLIPMESPLDFLARLIHGKYRRIELDEIGAEVWMLCDGKRKVREIGEILERKFGERVKPTNERLVTFLLSLYRRGLISFWREKE from the coding sequence ATGGAAGAGCTCCTCGATGCAATCCCCAGGAGAAATGAGAAGGTGCAGTTAAAGAAAATTAATGGAAAATATTATCTCCTAATTCCGATGGAGTCCCCCTTAGACTTCTTAGCTAGGCTAATTCACGGAAAGTATCGGAGGATCGAGCTTGATGAGATAGGTGCCGAAGTCTGGATGCTGTGCGATGGGAAGAGAAAGGTTAGGGAGATCGGAGAGATACTTGAGAGAAAGTTTGGTGAGAGGGTTAAACCAACTAACGAAAGGTTAGTAACTTTCCTCCTATCATTATACAGGAGGGGACTAATAAGCTTCTGGAGGGAGAAAGAATGA
- a CDS encoding M20 family metallo-hydrolase has protein sequence MIEEVNKEIERLRDEMVQTLVELIKIPALSPDYGGEGEYDKAQKLLEIIKDWPFDKVEVYEAPDPRAKNGVRPSIIAYYYGQERDKRLWIITHLDVVPPGEGWTVTEPFKPIVKEGKVYGRGSEDNGQSLVASLYAVKAMMNLGIRPKRTVILAFVSDEETGSKYGVEWLIKNHPELFKKDDLILVPDGGNSEGTFIEVAEKSILWFKLKVKGKQVHASMPDKGLNAHRVALDLAYHLDKFLHEKYDKRDELFDPPESTFEPTMVKNPASSPNIAPGEHELVFDCRVLPEYNLDEVLEDVKRIADEVKERYRKDDLPRIEVEILQRLDAPKPTDPNSEIVKLLKEAIKRLRGKEAKVGGIGGGTFAAFFRKLGIPAVVWATLDEMAHQPNEYAKIDNMVEDAKVMAALALL, from the coding sequence ATGATTGAAGAAGTCAACAAGGAAATTGAGAGGCTTAGGGATGAGATGGTTCAGACCTTAGTGGAGCTTATAAAAATTCCCGCGTTGAGCCCGGACTACGGAGGAGAGGGAGAGTACGACAAGGCCCAGAAGTTGCTTGAAATTATAAAAGACTGGCCCTTTGACAAGGTTGAGGTCTATGAGGCACCAGATCCAAGGGCCAAGAATGGAGTCAGGCCAAGCATTATAGCCTACTACTATGGTCAGGAGAGGGACAAGAGACTGTGGATAATAACCCATTTAGACGTAGTCCCTCCAGGGGAAGGTTGGACGGTGACCGAACCCTTCAAGCCAATAGTTAAGGAGGGGAAAGTCTACGGGAGGGGAAGCGAGGATAATGGGCAGAGCTTGGTTGCCTCACTCTACGCGGTAAAGGCCATGATGAACCTTGGGATAAGGCCGAAGAGAACTGTAATCTTGGCCTTCGTCAGCGATGAGGAAACCGGAAGTAAGTACGGAGTTGAGTGGCTGATAAAGAACCACCCCGAGCTCTTCAAGAAGGATGATCTAATCCTAGTTCCCGATGGAGGAAACTCAGAGGGAACCTTCATAGAGGTCGCCGAGAAGAGCATCCTTTGGTTCAAGCTGAAGGTCAAGGGGAAGCAAGTCCACGCCAGCATGCCAGATAAAGGTTTGAACGCCCACAGGGTTGCCCTGGATTTAGCGTACCATCTAGATAAGTTCCTACACGAGAAGTACGACAAGAGGGATGAACTCTTTGACCCACCGGAGAGTACCTTTGAGCCGACAATGGTCAAGAATCCCGCAAGCTCTCCAAACATAGCTCCGGGAGAGCATGAGCTGGTATTTGACTGCAGGGTTCTTCCAGAATACAACTTGGACGAGGTTCTAGAGGACGTTAAGAGGATTGCGGATGAAGTGAAGGAGAGGTACAGGAAGGATGACCTCCCCAGGATCGAGGTTGAGATTCTCCAAAGGTTAGATGCTCCCAAGCCTACGGATCCCAACAGCGAGATAGTTAAACTACTCAAGGAGGCCATAAAGAGGCTTAGGGGCAAGGAAGCTAAGGTGGGCGGTATCGGTGGAGGAACCTTTGCGGCGTTCTTCAGGAAGCTCGGGATTCCAGCGGTAGTGTGGGCCACTCTGGATGAGATGGCCCACCAGCCAAACGAGTACGCAAAGATAGATAATATGGTAGAGGACGCTAAGGTAATGGCGGCCCTTGCCCTTCTCTGA
- a CDS encoding ATP-binding protein has protein sequence MEILSLTNPWWFSDNWERDDPQLREWKGQKYKWIPGWIKEISVTPFSLNFIVGPRQVGKTTGIKLLIRELINSGFEPRNVTYVNCDLLVDSAELRRILLAIKDREGILILDEVTSVEGWWKVVKGLIDSGILRKFSVIVSGSSTFRLLKYSESFIGRRGKGKDVEVLPLSFPEFHRITGKDFQDYLTLGGFPRSINGDERFSEELILSLDREIARIERSPKIMRAIIHEILRKAPSPLSFSALGKDTGLNHVTAREYAELLEDMFILKIVYHREGSRINFKKEKKFFLRDTAIARAFAMLYGVDVKEEALYEWVVQEHMYRVFGEIYYYKNSYEVDAIADSLKVGVKSGRAHRRYPRGVIVLEKDEIPEFLIKLEKIREGQGPPLP, from the coding sequence ATGGAGATATTATCGCTCACCAATCCCTGGTGGTTCTCCGATAATTGGGAGAGGGATGATCCCCAACTTAGGGAGTGGAAGGGACAGAAATATAAGTGGATCCCCGGGTGGATAAAGGAGATAAGCGTTACTCCTTTCTCTCTAAACTTTATTGTGGGGCCGAGGCAAGTTGGAAAAACCACCGGGATTAAGCTACTCATCAGGGAGCTCATAAATTCAGGGTTTGAACCCAGGAACGTAACCTATGTTAACTGTGACCTTCTGGTTGATTCTGCAGAGCTGAGGAGAATTCTCCTGGCCATAAAGGACAGGGAAGGAATCTTAATCCTCGATGAAGTAACTTCCGTGGAAGGGTGGTGGAAGGTAGTTAAGGGCCTGATAGATTCGGGAATTTTAAGGAAGTTTTCGGTGATAGTTTCGGGCTCCTCAACCTTCAGGTTGCTCAAGTACTCTGAATCGTTCATAGGGAGGAGGGGAAAGGGGAAGGACGTTGAAGTTCTGCCCCTCTCATTCCCAGAATTCCACAGGATAACCGGAAAGGACTTCCAAGACTATCTAACGCTTGGAGGTTTTCCCAGGAGCATAAACGGGGATGAACGGTTCTCGGAAGAGCTAATACTTTCCCTCGACAGGGAGATAGCTAGAATTGAGAGGAGCCCCAAGATTATGAGGGCGATAATCCACGAGATACTTAGAAAGGCACCATCTCCACTCTCTTTCTCGGCCCTTGGAAAGGATACAGGCCTGAACCACGTCACCGCGAGAGAGTACGCGGAGCTATTGGAGGACATGTTCATACTCAAAATAGTCTACCATAGGGAGGGGAGCCGGATTAACTTCAAGAAGGAGAAGAAGTTTTTTCTGAGGGATACGGCAATTGCCAGAGCTTTTGCCATGCTCTACGGGGTTGACGTTAAAGAGGAGGCCCTTTACGAATGGGTCGTTCAGGAGCATATGTACAGGGTCTTTGGCGAGATATACTATTATAAGAACTCCTACGAAGTTGATGCAATAGCCGATAGTCTGAAAGTTGGGGTGAAATCTGGGAGAGCTCACAGAAGGTATCCACGTGGGGTTATAGTCTTAGAAAAGGATGAGATTCCCGAGTTCTTGATAAAATTGGAGAAAATCAGAGAAGGGCAAGGGCCGCCATTACCTTAG
- a CDS encoding TATA-box-binding protein, giving the protein MVDMSKVKLRIENIVASVDLFAQLDLEKVLDICPNSKYNPEEFPGIICRFDDPKVALLIFSSGKLVVTGAKSVQDIERAVAKLVQKLKGIGVKFKRAPQIDIQNMVFSGDIGREFNLDNVALTLPNCEYEPEQFPGVIYRVKEPRAVILLFSSGKIVCSGAKSEADAWEAVRKLLRELEKYGLMEEEEEEL; this is encoded by the coding sequence ATGGTGGACATGAGCAAGGTCAAGCTGAGAATAGAGAATATCGTCGCTTCCGTAGATCTCTTCGCTCAGCTCGATTTGGAGAAGGTTCTCGATATATGCCCCAATTCTAAGTACAATCCTGAGGAGTTCCCCGGTATTATCTGTCGCTTCGATGATCCGAAGGTTGCCCTGCTAATATTCAGCTCCGGTAAGCTTGTTGTTACCGGTGCTAAGAGCGTTCAGGACATTGAAAGGGCAGTTGCAAAGCTCGTTCAGAAGCTTAAAGGAATAGGGGTCAAGTTCAAGAGGGCTCCCCAGATTGATATCCAGAACATGGTGTTTAGCGGTGACATCGGTAGGGAGTTCAACTTAGATAACGTTGCTCTAACACTTCCAAACTGTGAATATGAGCCGGAACAGTTCCCCGGAGTTATTTATAGGGTTAAAGAGCCGAGAGCGGTAATTCTACTGTTCTCCTCTGGTAAGATCGTATGTTCTGGAGCGAAGAGCGAAGCTGACGCATGGGAGGCGGTGAGGAAGCTCCTCAGGGAGCTGGAGAAGTACGGGCTTATGGAGGAAGAAGAGGAGGAGCTTTAA
- a CDS encoding dephospho-CoA kinase yields the protein MIILLTGMPGSGKGEVAKAFQKRGIPVVSMGDAIREEADRRGIPRTPEGLKEVSLKVREELGPGAVAILTIPKVEKLLETEPIVVIEGVRSPYEVEEFRRKFSEEETIILAVHSPPRMRFERLRKRGRSDDPKTWEEFVDRDRKELKFGIGEVIALADYMIVNDCSFDEFQTKIQEIVSKIISQI from the coding sequence ATGATCATTCTTTTAACTGGGATGCCTGGCTCTGGGAAGGGTGAAGTTGCCAAGGCCTTCCAGAAGAGGGGCATCCCAGTTGTTTCCATGGGTGACGCCATTAGGGAGGAAGCCGATAGAAGGGGAATCCCCAGGACTCCAGAAGGTCTCAAAGAGGTAAGCCTCAAGGTCAGGGAGGAGTTGGGGCCAGGAGCAGTTGCCATCCTGACTATTCCCAAGGTGGAAAAGTTGCTCGAGACTGAACCAATAGTGGTCATAGAGGGCGTCAGGAGTCCATACGAAGTTGAAGAGTTTAGGAGGAAGTTCAGCGAGGAGGAAACCATAATCCTCGCAGTCCACTCTCCCCCCAGGATGAGGTTCGAGAGGCTCAGGAAAAGGGGGAGGAGCGACGATCCAAAGACCTGGGAGGAGTTCGTCGACAGGGATAGGAAAGAGTTGAAGTTCGGAATTGGGGAGGTTATAGCTCTGGCGGACTACATGATAGTCAACGATTGCAGTTTTGACGAATTCCAGACCAAAATCCAAGAAATTGTTTCGAAAATAATCTCGCAGATTTGA
- the proS gene encoding proline--tRNA ligase: MVERKKWSENFSEWFNDVIEEAGILDKRYPVKGMNVWLPYGLKIMRNIEKFIHEEMERTGHQEVLFPALIPETEFKKEAEHIAGFEGEVFWITHAGHDELDVKLILRPTSETAIYPMFSKDRGGWIRSHADLPFKIYQIVNVYRYETKHTRPLIRVREISRFFEAHTAHVDFEDAERQIKEDLEIFDNLMKKLAIAYIISKRPEWDKFPGAYYSLGAEVVMPDGRTLQIGTMHHYKDNFARAYNIIYEKEDGTHAYVHQTTFGMSERLLAAVIAIHGDDRGMVLPPTIAPIQVVIVPIPKKGEEEKVYSYAKEIEEELKTAGIRVHLDLRDKRPGWKFYDWELKGVPVRIEVGPRDAENMTVVIARRDKLEKITISREELVDKVRELFDDIMKYLAERSREWLESHIKRVDTLEEAKEAFEDRRGVVEIPWCGNEECGLKMEEELEAKMLGTPYPNPEAPEGKKCPVCGREAKFIARFARTY; encoded by the coding sequence ATGGTGGAGAGGAAGAAGTGGAGCGAGAACTTCAGCGAGTGGTTCAACGATGTAATAGAGGAGGCTGGAATTCTAGATAAGAGGTACCCCGTCAAGGGGATGAACGTTTGGCTTCCATATGGGCTTAAAATAATGAGGAACATTGAAAAGTTCATTCACGAGGAGATGGAGAGGACTGGTCATCAGGAAGTCCTGTTCCCAGCTTTAATCCCCGAGACCGAGTTCAAGAAGGAGGCCGAGCATATAGCGGGTTTTGAGGGGGAGGTCTTCTGGATAACTCATGCCGGTCATGACGAGCTCGACGTTAAGCTAATTCTGAGGCCCACGAGCGAGACCGCTATCTATCCCATGTTCTCCAAGGACAGGGGAGGCTGGATTAGGTCTCATGCTGATTTGCCCTTCAAGATATACCAGATAGTCAACGTCTACCGCTACGAGACCAAGCACACGAGGCCCTTAATCAGGGTTAGAGAGATAAGCAGGTTCTTCGAGGCCCATACAGCACACGTAGACTTCGAGGATGCGGAGAGGCAAATAAAGGAAGATTTGGAGATATTCGACAACCTCATGAAGAAGCTTGCCATAGCCTACATAATCTCGAAGAGGCCCGAGTGGGACAAGTTCCCTGGGGCCTATTACTCCCTGGGAGCAGAGGTTGTGATGCCCGATGGAAGGACGCTCCAGATAGGAACTATGCACCACTACAAGGACAACTTCGCTAGGGCCTACAACATAATTTACGAGAAAGAGGATGGAACTCACGCCTATGTCCACCAGACGACGTTCGGAATGAGCGAGAGGCTCCTCGCTGCCGTCATAGCAATACACGGGGACGACAGGGGGATGGTTTTGCCCCCAACGATAGCCCCGATTCAGGTAGTTATAGTCCCGATACCAAAGAAGGGCGAGGAGGAGAAAGTTTATTCCTACGCCAAGGAAATTGAGGAAGAGTTAAAAACCGCTGGAATAAGGGTTCACCTCGACCTGAGGGACAAGAGGCCAGGATGGAAGTTCTACGACTGGGAGCTTAAGGGAGTTCCAGTGAGAATAGAGGTCGGGCCGAGGGACGCTGAAAACATGACGGTAGTTATCGCGAGAAGGGATAAGCTCGAGAAGATCACGATAAGCAGGGAGGAGCTCGTTGATAAGGTTAGGGAGCTGTTCGACGATATAATGAAGTACTTAGCTGAAAGGTCGAGGGAGTGGCTCGAGAGCCACATAAAGAGGGTCGACACTCTGGAGGAGGCAAAGGAAGCCTTTGAAGACAGGAGGGGAGTAGTCGAGATCCCGTGGTGTGGCAACGAGGAGTGTGGGCTTAAGATGGAGGAGGAGCTTGAGGCGAAGATGCTTGGAACTCCCTATCCAAATCCCGAGGCTCCAGAGGGTAAGAAGTGTCCAGTATGCGGCAGGGAGGCTAAGTTTATAGCGAGGTTCGCAAGAACTTACTGA
- a CDS encoding lipopolysaccharide biosynthesis protein, whose amino-acid sequence MDKRRVIIRHSLASIIALAVFGGSRFLYNIVVARRYGVEVLGEVNSLISQAFLLAGFLAFFSVGLGKFTAEFLGRGEEEKIKSITGVSYAFPLLGLLLVPLNFQLAVLSVLRALQLTFRSFIYGLHRGEIYAYAVLLGFLGFLVGFLDGVLMPYYLLLGVISGFGLAYSMKFLGKPRVEEVKGLVKYSSWAFLGGIAGIFLIQAPYFLTEKLAGSRVAGAVSAMLSTSFMLSYMPQVLQSAIVPLYAFDHGRGRREEVRALAEEATTLLSLLTALAVFLMLLLSNLLGNIFRIEFEWPFLLSLLAVEVYVVFNPLINVLSATEYIKRSAIYSLIGALVSLLLWLPLIPRIHETGTFLGLLAGYSIIFLLVLAETRRRFGVKIASIRPFVLAVPLQAISIKLPVLGLIAYLLIEYKDLRRAVRLFLRGIRS is encoded by the coding sequence ATGGACAAGAGGAGGGTTATAATAAGGCACTCGCTCGCGAGCATCATAGCTTTAGCTGTCTTTGGGGGGAGCAGGTTCCTCTACAACATCGTTGTGGCGAGGAGGTATGGGGTAGAGGTTCTTGGGGAAGTAAACTCTCTAATCTCCCAGGCCTTCCTTCTCGCTGGCTTCCTAGCCTTTTTCTCTGTAGGTCTGGGAAAATTCACGGCGGAGTTCCTGGGAAGGGGAGAGGAGGAGAAGATAAAGTCGATAACCGGCGTCTCCTATGCCTTTCCCCTCTTGGGGCTCCTCCTTGTTCCCCTAAATTTTCAGCTCGCTGTTCTCTCTGTACTGAGGGCATTACAGCTCACGTTCCGCTCTTTCATCTACGGCCTTCACAGGGGAGAGATCTACGCTTACGCGGTTCTCTTGGGCTTCCTGGGCTTCCTTGTGGGTTTTCTTGATGGAGTTTTGATGCCTTACTATCTCCTCTTGGGTGTAATTTCAGGGTTTGGGCTTGCTTATTCAATGAAATTCCTGGGGAAGCCCAGGGTAGAGGAAGTTAAGGGGCTCGTTAAGTACTCGAGCTGGGCCTTCCTAGGCGGTATAGCTGGTATATTCCTAATTCAGGCCCCATACTTTCTTACGGAAAAGCTTGCAGGTTCGAGGGTGGCTGGAGCTGTGTCGGCAATGCTCTCAACTTCGTTCATGCTTTCGTACATGCCCCAGGTGCTCCAATCCGCAATCGTTCCCCTTTACGCCTTTGACCATGGTCGGGGCAGAAGGGAGGAAGTTAGAGCTTTAGCCGAGGAGGCAACGACTCTGCTTTCCCTGCTGACCGCTTTAGCAGTATTCTTGATGCTCCTCCTATCAAACCTCCTGGGGAATATCTTTAGAATAGAGTTTGAGTGGCCCTTCCTCCTCTCCCTTCTAGCCGTTGAAGTCTATGTGGTCTTTAACCCCCTAATAAACGTCCTGAGCGCTACGGAGTACATAAAGAGATCTGCCATATACTCCCTCATCGGTGCTCTTGTTTCCCTTCTTTTGTGGCTCCCTCTAATTCCGAGGATTCATGAGACGGGAACATTCCTGGGGCTTTTGGCTGGATACTCAATTATCTTTCTGCTCGTTCTAGCCGAGACGAGAAGAAGGTTCGGAGTAAAAATAGCATCCATAAGGCCCTTTGTATTGGCGGTGCCCCTTCAGGCTATCTCAATAAAACTCCCCGTTTTGGGTTTAATTGCATACTTGCTCATAGAATATAAAGATTTGAGAAGAGCGGTCAGGCTTTTCCTCCGTGGTATAAGATCCTGA
- a CDS encoding metallophosphoesterase family protein, translating to MVYVAVLANIAGNLPALTAALGKIEEMKEKGYEIEKYYILGNIVGLFPYPREVIDAIKDLAKGERVKVIRGKYDQLIAMSDPHAEGPDYIDKLEIPKHLKASLKYTWEKLGHEGREFLRDLPVYLVDKIGDNEIFGVYGSPINPFDGEVLPDQPTSYYEAIMRPVKEYEMLIVASPRYPVDAMTRYGRVVCPGSVGFPPAREHKATFALIDAETLRVKFVEVDYDKKIIEERIKNERLPDDIIRILYHGGKA from the coding sequence ATGGTGTACGTGGCTGTTCTCGCTAACATAGCCGGAAACCTCCCGGCCCTAACGGCGGCCCTAGGAAAAATAGAAGAGATGAAGGAGAAAGGATACGAGATCGAGAAGTACTACATCTTGGGCAACATAGTTGGCCTGTTCCCATATCCCAGGGAGGTTATAGATGCCATCAAGGACCTCGCGAAGGGCGAGAGGGTGAAGGTAATCAGGGGTAAGTACGACCAGCTTATAGCCATGAGTGATCCCCACGCAGAAGGGCCTGACTACATAGATAAGCTTGAGATACCGAAGCACCTTAAGGCTTCACTCAAATATACATGGGAGAAACTTGGTCATGAGGGTAGGGAGTTCCTGAGGGATCTCCCGGTTTACCTCGTGGACAAGATAGGAGACAACGAGATATTCGGAGTTTACGGCAGCCCAATAAACCCCTTTGATGGGGAAGTGCTCCCAGACCAGCCAACGAGCTATTACGAGGCAATAATGAGGCCAGTTAAGGAGTACGAGATGCTCATAGTGGCGAGCCCGAGGTATCCCGTAGATGCAATGACAAGGTACGGAAGGGTCGTCTGCCCCGGAAGCGTGGGCTTCCCACCGGCAAGGGAGCACAAGGCAACCTTCGCCCTGATAGATGCCGAAACCCTGAGGGTGAAGTTCGTCGAGGTCGACTACGACAAAAAGATAATCGAGGAGAGGATAAAGAACGAGAGGCTTCCAGATGATATCATCAGGATCTTATACCACGGAGGAAAAGCCTGA